From the genome of Spinacia oleracea cultivar Varoflay chromosome 2, BTI_SOV_V1, whole genome shotgun sequence, one region includes:
- the LOC130467517 gene encoding protein FAR1-RELATED SEQUENCE 6-like, producing the protein MRQKREAKNRAKNMQLGGTLVPEPPRVMNRKSKKCECLAMLRASINGVGEWVVKTVVLEHVNHQPTPSKWRGVKEYRMAHVTKHFKQSIITSYDSGAPVSQVRANLAERLGGIENVVLSEKDMNHIVQSERKLKMEGGDANAMMTYFEGLQKDNDKFYHAHRLDEEGHLTDIMWVDARSRVAFSDFGEVVCFDATYLTNSYELPFANFVGVNHHGHSLLLGCALMSHEDCDSFSWLFKQWRLCMGGRCPAAILTDQAPAMRRPLEEVMPEARHRWCLWHIMNKIPSKLGTHSRYAELKDAVKGVVYESLCVEEFESRWASMLVEYKVIDHLKSNVWLGDMYNERNMWVPAYMNNYFWAGMKTTQRVESINSFFDGFLERSTKLFEFPKKYCAAMNKRCSDEKDADAKGLKYIRKLVTGFPIEKFFQKLYTDNKFRDVQRECERLLYCVVEDKKISESGIEYNLEDRVWIIVKGKSEEILTQYKKFYAVKFCKDPIEVSCVCKMFETKGILCRHCIRVLDTNRVVDVPERYILRRWRKDVYRKHMHVTVASYDPTKTEVVKRFDKMMLKCEPICEEATINEQTMEYVMNELQTLQIAVTDRVNVVKQNQHFLPLESLPYQDQVDNTEGNIKNPIGRSKKKRGRPTILRHKALGENNCWKTKKKGTNKVHDDPKGTIVEGQPEGVLTRDGTLPVISKVNQTENEDPENAEDIGCISVVPDDDILLSRNSIVWCDDVERLKFVLGKENMILNEDCVIERNGS; encoded by the exons GGTGGCACCTTAGTACCAGAGCCACCACGTGTAATGAACCGGAAGTCAAAGAAGTGTGAGTGTCTTGCAATGTTGCGAGCTAGTATTAATGGGGTGGGTGAGTGGGTAGTAAAGACAGTTGTACTGGAACATGTGAATCACCAGCCAACTCCCAGCAAGTGGAGGGGAGTGAAGGAGTATAGGATGGCTCATGTTACAAAGCATTTCAAGCAAAGTATAATAACGAGTTATGATTCGGGTGCTCCAGTGTCACAAGTTAGGGCAAATCTTGCTGAACGTTTGGGGGGCATTGAGAATGTTGTGTTATCTGAAAAAGACATGAATCACATAGTTCAAAGTGAACGGAAGTTGAAAATGGAAGGCGGGGATGCGAATGCAATGATGACTTATTTTGAGGGGTTACAAAAGGACAATGACAAATTCTACCATGCTCATAGGCTTGACGAGGAAGGTCATCTAACGGACATTATGTGGGTTGATGCAAGGAGCCGTGTTGCGTTTAGTGACTTTGGGGAGGTCGTATGCTTCGATGCCACGTACCTAACAAACTCTTATGAGCTCCCTTTTGCAAATTTCGTAGGGGTGAATCATCATGGTCATTCACTGTTGCTCGGGTGTGCATTGATGTCCCATGAAGATTGCGATAGTTTTAGTTGGTTGTTTAAGCAGTGGCGTCTGTGCATGGGTGGTAGATGTCCTGCCGCTATTTTAACTGACCAGGCCCCGGCAATGAGACGTCCTCTTGAAGAAGTGATGCCTGAGGCCCGTCATCGGTGGTGTTTATGGCACATAATGAACAAAATACCTTCGAAGCTTGGGACTCATAGCCG GTATGCAGAGTTGAAAGATGCGGTGAAAGGGGTTGTGTATGAGAGTTTATGTGTGGAGGAGTTTGAGAGTCGGTGGGCTAGTATGTTAGTTGAATATAAGGTTATAGATCATCTCAAGAGTAATGTTTGGCTCGGGGATATGTATAACGAAAGAAATATGTGGGTCCCCGCTTATATGAACAATTATTTTTGGGCCGGCATGAAGACCACGCAGCGCGTAGAGTCTATAAACTCATTTTTTGATGGTTTTTTGGAGAGGAGTACAAAGTTGTTTGAGTTCCCTAAAAAGTATTGTGCGGCTATGAATAAAAGGTGTAGTGATGAAAAAGACGCGGATGCAAAAGGATTGAAATATATCCGTAAATTGGTCACCGGTTTTCCCATTGAGAAATTTTTCCAAAAGCTATACACGGACAACAAGTTCAGAGATGTCCAAAGAGAATGCGAGAGGCTTTTGTATTGTGTTGTCGAGGACAAAAAAATTTCGGAGTCAGGGATTGAATATAATTTGGAGGACAGGGTGTGGATAATTGTTAAAGGTAAAAGTGAAGAGATTTTGACGCAGTATAAGAAATTCTACGCAGTTAAGTTTTGTAAGGATCCAATCGAAGTATCTTGTGTGTGTAAGATGTTTGAGACCAAGGGTATTCTATGTAGGCATTGTATTCGTGTGTTAGATACAAACAGAGTTGTTGATGTTCCTGAAAGATACATCCTTAGGCGGTGGCGGAAGGACGTATACCGGAAGCACATGCATGTTACGGTTGCTTCCTATGATCCCACAAAGACTGAGGTAGTTAAAAGGTTTGACAAAATGATGCTAAAGTGTGAGCCAATATGCGAGGAAGCAACAATCAATGAGCAAACAATGGAGTATGTAATGAATGAATTGCAAACCCTCCAGATAGCTGTTACAGATAGGGTAAATGTTGTGAAACAGAATCAACATTTCTTGCCGCTAGAGTCACTACCATATCAGGACCAAGTGGACAACACAGAAGGGAATATTAAGAACCCTATCGGTAGAAGTAAGAAGAAACGTGGGAGGCCTACAATATTAAGACACAAGGCATTGGGTGAGAATAATTGTTGGAAGACCAAAAAAAAGGGTACGAATAAG GTGCATGATGATCCGAAAGGAACGATTGTAGAAGGACAGCCAGAGGGCGTGTTGACTAGGGATGGAACGTTGCCG GTCATTAGCAAGGTGAATCAAACAGAGAATGAGGATCCTGAAAACGCGGAGGACATTGGATGTATTTCCGTCGTTCCCgatgatgatatattattaagCCGCAATAGCATTGTGTGGTGCGACGATGTTGAACGT CTTAAATTCGTATTGGGTAAAGAAAATATGATCCTCAATGAAGATTGTGTAATTGAGAGGAATGGTAGTTAA